The Janthinobacterium lividum genome has a window encoding:
- the bla gene encoding subclass B3 metallo-beta-lactamase — MPLTLTRALALALLVASPAAQAQIPGCDVCATWNADQAPFRIFGNTYYVGVKGLSSVLVTSPHGHVLIDGGLPESAPKIIANIAALGFRIEDVKLILNSHGHIDHAGGLAELQRRSNALVAASPSAALDLASGEVGPDDPQYHALPKYPPVKDMRLARDGGQFNVGPVNLTAHATPGHTPGGLSWTWQSCDGPRCLNMVYADSINAVSRPGFKFSASSEYPNAVADLRHSFETLEKLPCDVLISAHPEASQLWERLEASATGGSDAFVDPQACRAYVAAARTLLDARLEQEKQP, encoded by the coding sequence ATGCCCCTCACTCTGACACGCGCGCTGGCCCTGGCGCTGCTGGTGGCCAGCCCCGCCGCCCAGGCGCAGATACCAGGCTGCGACGTCTGCGCCACCTGGAATGCCGACCAGGCGCCGTTCCGCATCTTCGGCAATACCTATTATGTAGGCGTGAAAGGCCTCAGTTCCGTGCTCGTGACCTCGCCGCACGGCCACGTGCTGATCGACGGCGGCTTGCCGGAATCGGCGCCAAAGATCATCGCCAATATCGCCGCCCTGGGCTTTCGCATCGAAGACGTGAAACTGATCCTCAATTCGCATGGCCATATCGACCATGCGGGCGGCCTGGCCGAGCTGCAGAGGCGCAGCAATGCGCTGGTGGCCGCCAGTCCGTCGGCTGCGCTGGACCTGGCGTCGGGCGAAGTGGGCCCCGATGACCCGCAATACCACGCGCTGCCCAAGTACCCGCCCGTCAAGGACATGCGCCTGGCGCGCGACGGCGGCCAGTTCAATGTCGGCCCGGTCAACCTGACGGCGCATGCCACGCCGGGGCACACGCCCGGAGGCCTGAGCTGGACGTGGCAATCCTGCGACGGCCCCCGCTGCCTGAACATGGTGTACGCGGACAGCATCAACGCCGTCTCGCGTCCCGGCTTCAAGTTCAGCGCCAGCAGCGAGTATCCGAACGCGGTGGCGGACTTGCGCCACAGCTTCGAGACCCTGGAAAAGCTGCCTTGTGACGTGCTCATTTCGGCTCACCCGGAAGCGTCGCAATTATGGGAGCGGCTGGAGGCGAGCGCCACGGGCGGCAGCGATGCCTTTGTCGATCCGCAAGCCTGTCGCGCCTACGTGGCGGCGGCGCGCACCTTGCTTGATGCGCGCCTGGAACAGGAAAAACAACCATGA
- a CDS encoding ABC transporter ATP-binding protein, whose translation MTALLDIAIHDKSYGARRVLHNLQLQLRQGEIVSLIGASGCGKSSLLYILAGLDTDFRGALRLDGKLLAGVHADIGLIFQEPRLFPWLTVAQNIAFGLGAGGEHDPRVAQLLEEVGLQGHADSLPKQLSGGQAQRAAIARGLFGQPRILLLDEPFSAVDAFTRMKLQDLLAAVAARHGLSVLLVTHDIDEALYLSDRIVMLDTRAAPPRAHYQVTASRPRLRTPTAQAALKETILGELHAAHAF comes from the coding sequence ATGACTGCCCTGCTTGACATTGCCATCCATGACAAATCCTATGGCGCGCGGCGCGTGCTGCACAATCTGCAATTGCAGCTGCGCCAGGGCGAAATCGTCAGCCTGATCGGCGCCAGCGGCTGCGGCAAAAGCAGCCTGCTGTACATCTTGGCCGGTCTCGATACGGACTTTCGCGGCGCCCTGCGCCTCGACGGCAAGCTGCTGGCGGGAGTGCACGCTGACATTGGCCTGATCTTCCAGGAACCGCGCCTGTTTCCCTGGCTGACGGTGGCGCAAAACATCGCCTTCGGCCTCGGTGCTGGTGGCGAACACGATCCCAGGGTCGCGCAGTTGCTGGAGGAAGTGGGCTTGCAAGGCCACGCGGACAGCCTGCCCAAGCAGCTGTCGGGCGGCCAGGCGCAGCGGGCGGCGATTGCCCGCGGCCTGTTTGGCCAGCCCCGCATCCTGCTGCTGGACGAACCGTTTTCCGCCGTCGACGCATTTACCCGCATGAAACTGCAAGACTTGCTGGCCGCCGTCGCCGCGCGCCATGGATTGAGCGTGCTGCTGGTCACGCATGATATCGACGAAGCGCTGTACCTGAGCGACCGCATCGTCATGCTCGATACGCGCGCCGCACCGCCGCGCGCCCATTACCAGGTGACAGCATCCCGGCCCCGTCTGCGCACGCCGACGGCGCAAGCCGCGTTGAAGGAGACCATCCTCGGCGAACTGCACGCCGCGCACGCGTTTTGA
- a CDS encoding acyl-CoA dehydrogenase family protein, translated as MSSAFLQAARPVAPAAEPLQDAISIATKLAARLAETANARDQAGGHAAQEREWLRESGLLTLSIPVEFSGQGASWPLVYQVIRILARADSALAHVFGFHHLQLAGLQLYGSAQQQRRLLTLTVDERLFWGNALNPLDKRVTATDSEDGYLLDGIKSFSSGSVGSDWLTISAWHAPTQTALIAALPTRQDGVTVQADWDAFGQRQTDSGNVHFQGVALPRELVLQAPSQAATPQATVRSQIAQLIMSNLYLGIAEGAFEAARRYTDEQAKAWFASGVAKATDDPLIQHRYGQLWLLLRPAQVLADAAAQELEKVFRKGALVTARERGLLAVAVAEAKCLAHKAGLEISSQMFELTGARSTSAQYGFDRYWRNVRVHTLHDPIDYKLRDLGRFALNGTVPEPTAYS; from the coding sequence ATGTCTAGCGCTTTTCTCCAAGCAGCCCGCCCCGTCGCTCCCGCAGCCGAACCCCTGCAGGACGCCATCAGCATCGCAACAAAGCTGGCCGCGCGCCTGGCCGAAACGGCCAATGCCCGCGACCAGGCCGGCGGCCATGCGGCGCAGGAGCGTGAATGGCTGCGCGAATCAGGCTTGCTCACCTTGTCGATCCCCGTGGAATTCAGCGGCCAGGGTGCATCCTGGCCCCTCGTGTACCAGGTGATACGCATCCTGGCACGGGCCGACAGCGCGCTGGCGCATGTCTTCGGCTTCCACCATTTGCAGCTGGCCGGCTTGCAGCTGTATGGCAGCGCGCAGCAGCAGCGCCGCCTGCTCACCTTGACCGTCGACGAACGCCTGTTCTGGGGCAATGCCTTGAATCCGCTCGACAAACGGGTCACGGCCACGGACAGCGAAGACGGCTACCTCCTCGACGGCATCAAGAGCTTTTCTTCCGGCTCCGTCGGTTCCGACTGGCTGACGATCTCTGCCTGGCACGCGCCCACGCAGACGGCGCTGATCGCCGCCCTGCCCACGCGCCAGGATGGCGTGACCGTGCAGGCGGACTGGGACGCCTTCGGCCAGCGCCAGACGGACAGCGGCAATGTGCATTTTCAAGGAGTCGCCTTGCCGCGGGAACTGGTGCTGCAGGCGCCCTCGCAGGCCGCCACGCCGCAAGCCACCGTGCGCTCGCAGATTGCGCAGCTGATCATGAGCAACCTGTATCTGGGCATCGCCGAAGGCGCGTTCGAGGCGGCGCGCCGCTACACGGACGAACAGGCGAAAGCCTGGTTTGCCTCGGGCGTGGCCAAGGCAACGGACGACCCTTTGATCCAGCACCGCTACGGCCAGCTGTGGCTCTTGCTGCGTCCCGCGCAAGTGTTGGCCGACGCGGCGGCGCAGGAACTGGAAAAAGTGTTCCGCAAGGGCGCGCTGGTGACGGCGCGCGAACGGGGCTTGCTGGCCGTGGCCGTGGCCGAAGCCAAGTGCCTGGCGCACAAGGCGGGACTGGAAATCAGCAGCCAGATGTTCGAACTGACGGGCGCCCGCTCCACCTCGGCCCAATACGGCTTCGACCGCTACTGGCGCAACGTGCGCGTGCATACCCTGCACGACCCCATCGATTACAAGCTGCGCGACCTGGGACGCTTTGCCTTGAATGGCACGGTGCCCGAGCCGACGGCTTACTCGTAA
- a CDS encoding META domain-containing protein, translated as MFTLARLIPLAAIVAITAGCAQTPVRSDAAAAAPGATSPAKPAPKLTQTQWKLKELKGKQVVRKAPEQREVTLLLAEGRASGHSGCNQMMGGYTSDGVSTLAFSQLAGTMMMCQPQDMDLERLLLTTLGEVNGYRYADQELLLLKDGVPVARYEALTVK; from the coding sequence ATGTTCACACTCGCCAGACTGATTCCCCTCGCCGCCATCGTCGCCATCACCGCCGGCTGCGCGCAAACGCCCGTGCGCAGCGATGCTGCCGCCGCCGCGCCAGGCGCCACCTCGCCCGCCAAGCCGGCGCCCAAGCTGACGCAGACGCAATGGAAGCTGAAGGAATTGAAGGGCAAGCAAGTGGTGCGCAAGGCGCCTGAACAGCGCGAAGTGACCCTGCTGCTGGCCGAAGGCCGCGCCAGTGGCCACAGCGGCTGCAACCAGATGATGGGCGGCTACACCAGCGATGGCGTCAGCACCCTGGCCTTCTCGCAGCTGGCCGGCACCATGATGATGTGCCAGCCGCAGGACATGGACCTGGAGCGCCTGCTCTTGACCACCCTGGGCGAAGTCAATGGCTACCGCTACGCCGACCAGGAATTGCTGCTGCTGAAGGATGGCGTGCCCGTGGCGCGGTATGAAGCGCTGACGGTGAAATAA
- a CDS encoding LLM class flavin-dependent oxidoreductase, which yields MAKTIRFNAFQMNTVGHQSPGLWTHARDRSHRYTDPQHWTELARLLEAGLFDAVFLADVLGVYDVYRGSLDATLEHGVQVPLNDPLALVPIMAQATAHLGFGVTCALTYEHPYTFARRISTLDHLTGGRIGWNIVTGYLDSAARNLGLSQQLGHDERYDLADEYLDVVYKLWEKSWDDDAVVNDKVRGIYADPARVHPINHAGRHYQVPGIHLCEPSPQRTPLLYQAGTSPRGTRFAARHAEATFVSGPSKTVVKRYADDLRAAVRQSGRDGDALLIYAQALVITGATEEEARAKHADYLRHVNIEAALVLLSGWTGVDFSRYPLDATIDYIDSPAGRSALASFSQADPDRTWTVREAAEYIGLGGRGPVLVGDARQVADQLESWLDETGIDGFNLAFAVAHDSMADVVAHIVPELQRRGRYRTHYEEGSLRHKVFGQGPRLPAGHAGRQVSIAPADAALAAA from the coding sequence ATGGCAAAGACGATACGCTTCAACGCCTTCCAGATGAATACCGTGGGCCACCAGTCACCGGGACTGTGGACGCATGCGCGCGACCGCAGCCATCGCTATACCGATCCGCAACACTGGACGGAACTGGCGCGGCTGCTGGAAGCGGGCCTGTTCGACGCGGTGTTCCTGGCCGACGTGCTGGGCGTGTATGACGTGTACCGGGGCAGCCTCGATGCGACCCTGGAACACGGCGTGCAGGTGCCGCTGAACGACCCGCTGGCCCTCGTGCCCATCATGGCGCAGGCCACCGCGCACCTGGGTTTCGGTGTCACCTGCGCCCTCACCTACGAACACCCGTACACGTTCGCGCGGCGCATCTCCACCCTGGACCACCTGACGGGTGGGCGCATCGGCTGGAATATCGTCACCGGCTACCTCGATAGCGCGGCGCGCAATCTGGGCTTGAGCCAGCAACTGGGCCACGACGAGCGCTACGACCTGGCCGACGAATACCTGGACGTCGTCTACAAGCTGTGGGAAAAAAGCTGGGATGACGACGCCGTCGTCAACGACAAGGTGCGCGGCATCTACGCCGATCCGGCCCGCGTGCATCCGATCAACCATGCCGGGCGCCACTACCAGGTGCCCGGCATCCATTTGTGCGAGCCGTCGCCGCAGCGCACGCCGCTGCTGTACCAGGCGGGCACCTCGCCACGCGGCACGCGCTTTGCGGCGCGCCACGCGGAAGCCACCTTTGTCAGTGGTCCCAGCAAGACAGTCGTCAAGCGTTATGCCGACGACTTGCGCGCCGCCGTGCGGCAAAGCGGGCGCGATGGCGACGCACTGCTGATCTACGCCCAGGCGCTGGTCATCACGGGTGCCACGGAAGAAGAGGCGCGCGCCAAGCATGCCGACTACCTGCGACACGTGAACATCGAGGCGGCGCTGGTGCTGCTGTCCGGCTGGACGGGCGTCGATTTCAGCCGCTATCCGCTCGACGCCACCATCGACTATATCGATTCCCCGGCCGGCCGCTCGGCCCTGGCCTCGTTCAGCCAGGCCGACCCGGACCGCACGTGGACGGTGCGCGAAGCTGCCGAATACATAGGCCTGGGCGGACGCGGCCCCGTGCTGGTGGGCGATGCGCGCCAAGTGGCCGACCAGCTGGAAAGCTGGCTGGACGAGACAGGCATCGACGGGTTCAACCTGGCCTTCGCCGTGGCCCACGACAGCATGGCCGACGTGGTGGCCCACATCGTGCCGGAACTGCAGCGGCGCGGCCGCTATCGCACCCATTACGAGGAAGGCAGCTTGCGCCACAAGGTCTTCGGCCAGGGTCCGCGCCTGCCCGCCGGTCATGCGGGCCGCCAGGTCAGCATCGCGCCCGCCGACGCAGCCCTGGCAGCGGCCTGA
- a CDS encoding MetQ/NlpA family ABC transporter substrate-binding protein, whose amino-acid sequence MTIARRTVLLTALSLALASSFVHAKDPKDITIGTSAGPYADQIKLGIKPILEKQGYKVKLVEFNDYIQPNFALAEGSLDANVFQHIVYLKKFALEHKLALTDLITIPTAPIAIYSKKHKTLDDVKEGTTVGLPNDPTNQARALVLLDQLGWIKLRASFDPVRASEKDIAVNTKKIKLLPLEAAQLPRSLGDTDYSFINGNYALASGLKLTDALVAEKISPNYINLVAVRTADKDKQFAKDLAAAYRSREFLDITNKHFAGYSKPDYQQALQTAANSVSK is encoded by the coding sequence ATGACCATCGCCCGCCGCACTGTATTGCTTACCGCCCTGAGCCTCGCCCTGGCCAGCAGCTTTGTCCACGCCAAGGACCCGAAAGACATCACCATCGGCACCAGCGCCGGGCCGTACGCGGACCAGATCAAGCTGGGCATCAAGCCTATCCTGGAAAAACAGGGCTACAAGGTCAAGCTGGTGGAGTTCAATGACTACATCCAGCCAAACTTCGCGCTGGCCGAGGGTTCGCTGGACGCCAATGTGTTCCAGCACATCGTCTACCTGAAGAAATTCGCGCTGGAACACAAGCTGGCCCTGACGGACCTGATCACGATACCCACGGCGCCGATTGCCATCTACAGCAAGAAGCACAAGACGCTCGATGACGTGAAGGAAGGCACGACGGTGGGCTTGCCGAACGATCCGACCAACCAGGCGCGCGCGCTGGTGCTGCTCGACCAGCTGGGATGGATCAAGCTGCGCGCCAGCTTCGACCCCGTGCGCGCGTCGGAAAAGGATATCGCCGTCAACACGAAGAAAATCAAGCTGCTGCCGCTGGAGGCGGCGCAACTGCCACGTTCACTGGGCGACACCGACTACTCCTTCATCAACGGCAATTACGCGCTGGCGTCGGGGCTGAAGCTGACGGATGCGCTGGTGGCCGAGAAAATCTCGCCCAATTACATCAACCTGGTGGCTGTGCGCACGGCGGACAAGGACAAGCAGTTCGCGAAAGACCTGGCGGCCGCCTACCGTTCGCGCGAATTCCTCGACATCACGAATAAACACTTTGCCGGCTATTCGAAACCCGATTACCAGCAAGCGTTGCAGACGGCCGCAAACTCAGTAAGCAAATAA
- a CDS encoding aliphatic sulfonate ABC transporter substrate-binding protein, protein MKRRTILQLAASGATLAALPSLTSAATQAPLKELRLDYAYYSPTSLVLRRFGWLEEAFKPDGTSIKWVLSAGSNRALEYLNANSIDIGSSAGLAALLARANGNPIRAPYIFSRPEWTALVVRKDSPIRSIADLKGKKVAATKGTDPYLFLLRSLKTAGLKRGDIEHVSLQHADGRAALEQGKVDAWAGLDPHMAASELEAGSRLIYRNVAFNTYGFLNVREDFLASRPAEVGKVIQAYERARAWIRTYPAEAAKILSEEAKVSLPVALLQIKLRSDFSNPQPSSEHVKALLVAAPILVDEALVKPGADLNRAIADLVDTRFAQPFISKA, encoded by the coding sequence ATGAAACGCAGAACCATCTTGCAACTGGCCGCCAGCGGCGCCACCCTCGCCGCCTTGCCCAGCCTCACCAGCGCCGCCACGCAAGCGCCGCTGAAGGAGCTGCGCCTCGACTACGCTTATTATTCCCCCACCAGCCTGGTGCTGCGCCGCTTCGGCTGGCTGGAAGAAGCATTCAAGCCCGATGGCACCAGCATCAAGTGGGTCCTCAGCGCGGGCAGCAACCGCGCGCTCGAATACCTGAACGCCAATAGCATCGACATCGGTTCGAGCGCAGGCCTGGCCGCGCTGCTGGCGCGCGCCAACGGCAATCCCATCCGCGCGCCGTATATTTTTTCGCGCCCCGAGTGGACGGCGCTGGTGGTACGCAAGGATAGCCCCATCCGCAGCATCGCCGACTTGAAGGGCAAGAAGGTCGCTGCCACCAAGGGCACCGACCCATATCTGTTTCTGCTGCGGTCATTGAAGACGGCGGGCCTGAAACGCGGCGACATCGAACACGTCAGCCTGCAGCATGCCGACGGCCGCGCGGCGCTGGAGCAGGGCAAAGTCGACGCCTGGGCCGGACTCGATCCGCACATGGCCGCCAGCGAACTGGAAGCTGGTTCGCGCCTGATCTACCGCAACGTGGCCTTCAATACCTACGGTTTCCTGAACGTGCGCGAAGACTTCCTGGCCAGCCGCCCGGCCGAAGTGGGCAAGGTGATACAGGCCTACGAACGGGCGCGCGCCTGGATACGCACCTATCCGGCCGAGGCGGCAAAAATCCTGTCGGAGGAGGCCAAAGTCAGCCTGCCGGTGGCGCTGCTGCAGATAAAACTGCGCAGTGACTTCAGCAATCCGCAGCCGTCGAGCGAACATGTGAAAGCACTGCTGGTGGCGGCGCCCATCCTCGTCGACGAAGCGCTGGTCAAGCCGGGCGCCGACTTGAACCGCGCCATCGCGGACCTGGTCGACACGCGCTTCGCCCAGCCTTTTATCAGCAAGGCGTAA
- a CDS encoding carboxymuconolactone decarboxylase family protein translates to MTQQRFDFTQASPDAVKAMYALEAAIAKLGVEHSLLELIRLRASQINGCAFCVDMHTSDARKAGETERRLYAVSVWRETPFFTPRERAVLAWTEALTLLPQNHASDEDYAALAEQLTPAEMVNVTLAIGSINTWNRLAVGFRKMPE, encoded by the coding sequence ATGACACAGCAACGATTCGATTTTACACAAGCTTCGCCGGACGCCGTCAAGGCCATGTATGCGCTGGAAGCGGCGATTGCCAAATTGGGCGTGGAGCACTCGCTGCTTGAACTGATCCGCCTGCGCGCCTCGCAAATCAATGGCTGCGCTTTTTGCGTGGACATGCATACGAGTGACGCGCGCAAGGCGGGCGAAACGGAACGCCGCCTGTATGCCGTGTCCGTCTGGCGCGAAACGCCGTTCTTCACGCCACGCGAGCGGGCCGTGCTGGCCTGGACGGAAGCACTGACCCTGCTGCCACAGAATCACGCTTCGGATGAAGACTATGCGGCGCTGGCGGAACAATTGACGCCGGCGGAAATGGTCAACGTGACCCTGGCCATCGGCTCCATCAATACCTGGAACCGCCTGGCCGTGGGCTTCCGCAAGATGCCTGAATAA
- the ssuE gene encoding NADPH-dependent FMN reductase yields MSILLLGGSPQLPSSSSRLLLHIGEQLALQGHSYAKLHVRDLPARALLLADYDDAAIARAVRAVADADAIVIATPIYKASYLGLLKAFLDLLPQDGLAGKLVLPLATGGGHAHTLALDYALRPVLHALGAKQVFTSIYANAQQLDWHEERGLSLDAPIAERVQAGIEELSSGLFVLQGRRPPAPSDISVPVRSLQDQPYAPHYQAA; encoded by the coding sequence ATGAGCATCTTGTTATTGGGCGGCAGCCCGCAACTCCCATCGAGTTCCAGCCGTCTGCTGCTGCATATCGGCGAACAACTGGCGCTGCAGGGCCATAGCTACGCCAAGCTGCATGTGCGCGACTTGCCGGCGCGCGCCTTGCTGCTGGCCGACTACGACGACGCGGCGATTGCCCGGGCCGTGCGCGCCGTGGCCGACGCCGACGCCATCGTGATCGCCACGCCCATCTACAAGGCTTCGTATCTGGGGTTGCTGAAAGCCTTCCTCGACTTGCTGCCGCAAGATGGCCTGGCCGGCAAACTGGTGCTGCCGCTGGCCACGGGCGGCGGCCATGCCCACACCCTGGCGCTCGACTATGCGCTGCGTCCCGTGCTGCATGCGCTGGGCGCCAAGCAAGTCTTCACCAGCATTTATGCCAATGCGCAGCAGCTGGACTGGCACGAAGAGCGGGGCCTGAGCCTGGACGCGCCGATTGCCGAACGCGTGCAGGCTGGCATCGAGGAACTCTCCAGTGGCCTGTTCGTGCTGCAGGGCCGGCGCCCGCCCGCGCCCAGCGATATCTCCGTACCCGTGCGTTCGCTGCAAGACCAGCCGTACGCGCCGCACTATCAAGCCGCCTGA
- the epsC gene encoding serine O-acetyltransferase EpsC: MHSIYPAAPADDTAQWNLGPVIQALRSSREDKHKIRHNGRVRELPSREALTTIVNGLSAALFPTHYGRPNLTDESIDYFVGDTLNTTLNRLSEQVRRGLLFSVPAGDEGDAASDDAALAQQARDITRAFAASLPDIRALLVSDVQAAYAGDPAATSVAEIMLCYPGTIAILYHRLAHRLHALGAPFLARLIADIAHTLTGIDIHPGAHIGASFFIDHGTGVVIGETAIIGQRVRLYQAVTLGAKRFPADASGALIKGTPRHPIVEDDVVIYAGATVLGRITIGAGSTIGGNVWLTQSVPANSNVSQAQMRND; this comes from the coding sequence ATGCACAGCATTTATCCCGCGGCGCCCGCCGACGACACGGCCCAGTGGAACCTGGGGCCCGTGATCCAGGCCTTGCGCAGCTCGCGCGAAGACAAGCACAAGATCCGTCATAACGGCAGGGTGCGCGAACTGCCGTCGCGCGAAGCCCTTACCACCATTGTCAACGGCCTGTCGGCAGCCCTGTTCCCCACGCATTACGGGCGGCCGAATCTCACCGATGAAAGCATCGATTATTTTGTCGGCGACACCCTCAACACCACCCTGAACCGCCTCAGCGAACAGGTGCGGCGCGGCCTGCTATTTTCCGTACCGGCCGGTGATGAGGGGGACGCAGCCAGCGACGATGCGGCCTTGGCGCAGCAGGCGCGCGACATCACGCGCGCCTTCGCCGCCAGCCTGCCCGACATCCGCGCGCTGCTGGTGTCGGACGTGCAGGCCGCCTACGCGGGCGACCCGGCGGCCACTTCGGTGGCAGAGATCATGCTGTGCTACCCGGGCACCATCGCCATTTTGTACCACCGCCTGGCGCACCGCCTGCATGCGCTGGGTGCGCCGTTCCTGGCGCGCCTGATCGCCGACATCGCGCATACCCTGACGGGCATCGATATCCACCCGGGCGCCCACATCGGCGCGTCCTTCTTCATCGACCATGGCACGGGCGTGGTGATCGGCGAGACGGCCATCATCGGCCAGCGGGTGCGCCTGTACCAGGCCGTCACCCTGGGCGCCAAGCGTTTTCCGGCCGACGCTTCCGGCGCGCTGATCAAGGGCACGCCGCGCCACCCCATCGTCGAGGATGACGTGGTGATTTACGCGGGCGCGACCGTGCTGGGGCGCATCACCATCGGCGCGGGATCGACCATCGGGGGGAATGTGTGGCTGACGCAAAGCGTGCCGGCGAACAGCAATGTATCGCAGGCGCAGATGCGCAACGATTGA
- a CDS encoding multidrug effflux MFS transporter codes for MTKLLTWILAGLAMVGPLAIDTYLPSFPAIVHDFNASPLLVQQTLSFFLFTFAFMMLFYGTLSDSFGRRPVILVSLVLYVIASVGAALAPSLGWLLAWRVLQGLSAGAGSVIGRAIVQDRYSGAAAQKILSHIMMVFALAPAIAPVLGGWLQVGLGWRWIFWFLTAFGVLMFIVVWRALPESLPKEQRHAFHLGDIAVNYWKVLCHRQFLLLSTAIGAAFGGFALYIGSAAYFIINILHLPETAFAWLFIPLISGMVFGSALSAKIAHRYSQRQMIWAGFILMLVAALANIGYNYVFAAEVPWAVLPLFFYSFALSIAMPPMTLMALNHFPNNSGLASSMQSFIQMLLFALVSGLVAPLLFDSALNLAYGVMAGLLVSLLCWVFAQGGSAEVAAK; via the coding sequence ATGACTAAATTATTAACATGGATTCTGGCGGGCCTGGCGATGGTCGGACCGCTTGCAATTGACACCTATCTGCCGTCGTTCCCCGCCATCGTGCACGATTTCAATGCCAGCCCCCTGCTGGTGCAGCAAACCCTGAGCTTTTTCCTGTTCACGTTCGCCTTCATGATGCTGTTTTACGGCACCCTGTCCGATTCCTTCGGCCGCCGTCCCGTGATTCTCGTCTCGCTGGTGCTGTATGTGATCGCCTCCGTGGGCGCCGCGCTGGCGCCGTCGCTGGGCTGGCTGCTGGCCTGGCGCGTGCTGCAGGGCCTCTCAGCCGGCGCCGGTTCCGTGATCGGCCGCGCCATCGTGCAAGACCGCTATTCGGGCGCCGCCGCGCAGAAAATCCTCTCGCACATCATGATGGTGTTCGCGCTGGCGCCGGCCATCGCCCCCGTGCTGGGCGGCTGGCTGCAGGTGGGCCTGGGCTGGCGCTGGATTTTCTGGTTCCTCACGGCGTTTGGCGTGCTGATGTTCATCGTCGTCTGGCGCGCGCTGCCGGAAAGCCTGCCGAAGGAGCAGCGTCACGCCTTCCACCTGGGCGACATCGCCGTCAATTACTGGAAAGTACTGTGCCATCGCCAGTTCCTGCTGCTGTCGACGGCCATCGGCGCCGCCTTTGGCGGCTTCGCCCTGTACATCGGCTCGGCCGCCTACTTCATCATCAACATCCTGCACCTGCCGGAGACGGCGTTCGCCTGGCTGTTCATTCCCCTGATCAGCGGCATGGTGTTCGGTTCTGCCCTGTCGGCGAAAATCGCCCACCGCTATAGCCAGCGCCAGATGATCTGGGCCGGCTTCATATTGATGCTGGTGGCTGCGCTGGCCAACATCGGCTACAACTATGTCTTTGCCGCCGAAGTGCCGTGGGCAGTGCTACCCCTGTTCTTCTACTCGTTCGCCCTGTCGATCGCCATGCCGCCGATGACCCTGATGGCGCTGAACCACTTTCCCAACAACAGCGGCCTGGCCTCGTCGATGCAATCGTTCATCCAGATGCTGCTGTTCGCGCTGGTTTCGGGCCTGGTGGCGCCGCTGCTGTTCGACAGCGCGCTGAACCTGGCGTATGGCGTGATGGCGGGACTGCTGGTAAGTTTATTGTGCTGGGTGTTTGCGCAGGGCGGTTCGGCGGAAGTCGCAGCGAAGTAG
- a CDS encoding ABC transporter permease gives MARDTLAAPASARDTGVRHRLFCQPLPRAALGLLLPALALLAAELGVRTGAIPANLLPAPSDIGATIAELARQGLVGHVLASTMRVAIGFAGGALLAIVLGAAVGLNRTIETLLDPTFQALRAIPSLAWVPLLLLWLGIDEAPKLVLIGIGAFFPVYMGVASGIRDVDRKLIDAARLYRLSRPALARRVLLPAALPAIFTGLRNGLSLAWMFMVAAELIAASQGLGYLLSDGRETSRADIVLAAIVLLAVLGKASDSLMQRLETRLLAWRDSYATP, from the coding sequence ATGGCCAGAGACACGCTCGCCGCGCCAGCATCGGCCCGCGACACCGGTGTGCGGCACAGGCTCTTTTGCCAGCCTTTGCCACGCGCGGCACTGGGCCTGCTGCTACCCGCCCTGGCGCTGCTGGCGGCGGAACTCGGCGTGCGCACGGGCGCCATCCCCGCCAACCTGCTGCCGGCGCCCAGCGACATCGGCGCCACCATTGCCGAGCTGGCGCGCCAGGGACTGGTCGGCCATGTGCTGGCGAGTACCATGCGCGTGGCCATCGGCTTTGCGGGCGGCGCGCTGCTGGCCATCGTGCTCGGAGCGGCCGTGGGCTTGAACCGCACGATAGAGACGCTGCTCGACCCCACGTTCCAGGCCCTGCGCGCGATTCCCTCGCTGGCCTGGGTGCCCTTGCTGCTGCTATGGCTGGGCATCGATGAAGCACCCAAACTGGTCCTGATCGGCATCGGCGCCTTCTTCCCCGTCTACATGGGCGTGGCGTCGGGCATCCGCGACGTGGACCGCAAGCTGATCGACGCGGCACGCCTGTACCGTTTGAGCCGCCCCGCGCTGGCGCGGCGCGTGCTGCTGCCAGCCGCGCTGCCCGCCATCTTCACGGGCTTGCGCAACGGTTTGAGCCTGGCCTGGATGTTCATGGTGGCGGCCGAACTGATCGCCGCCAGCCAGGGCCTCGGTTATCTGCTCAGCGACGGACGCGAAACGAGCCGCGCCGACATCGTACTGGCCGCCATCGTGCTGCTGGCCGTGCTGGGCAAGGCTAGCGACAGCCTGATGCAGCGCCTGGAAACCCGCTTGCTTGCCTGGCGCGACAGCTATGCCACTCCCTGA